One candidate division KSB1 bacterium genomic window carries:
- a CDS encoding adenine phosphoribosyltransferase, which translates to MAALAELIRTVPDFPKKGIGFKDITTLIKHGDAFREAVDAMLAPFANEPIDAVLGVEARGFIFAAAAAYKLGVGIIPARKPGKLPAEVVREEYALEYGTDAIEVHKDAITRGQRVLVIDDLLATGGTTAAAVRLVERLGGIVVGVSFLIELSFLNGRQKLEPHRVYSVMSFASE; encoded by the coding sequence ATGGCGGCGCTTGCGGAGCTTATTCGCACCGTACCGGACTTTCCAAAAAAGGGGATAGGTTTCAAGGACATCACCACCTTGATCAAGCATGGGGACGCCTTTCGCGAAGCAGTGGATGCGATGCTTGCACCTTTTGCCAACGAACCCATTGATGCCGTCCTGGGAGTGGAAGCGCGCGGCTTCATCTTTGCCGCCGCCGCAGCCTACAAGCTGGGCGTCGGCATCATCCCGGCACGCAAGCCGGGCAAGCTCCCGGCGGAGGTGGTGCGCGAAGAGTACGCCCTCGAGTACGGAACAGACGCCATCGAGGTGCACAAGGACGCGATCACACGCGGGCAGAGGGTGCTGGTCATCGACGATCTCTTGGCCACAGGGGGAACAACCGCAGCGGCGGTACGGTTAGTGGAGCGATTGGGTGGCATCGTCGTGGGAGTCTCGTTCCTCATCGAGCTTTCTTTTCTCAACGGAAGACAAAAGCTCGAGCCGCACAGAGTCTATTCGGTAATGAGCTTTGCTTCAGAATAG
- a CDS encoding TIGR00725 family protein, translating into MRRFVARKPTIAVLGGAVCSHEVGQLAYEVGRLIAQRGGVLICGGRSGVMEEACRGAAEEGGVTVGILPGDDPADANPYVQIALATGLGDARNVVIVKSAHAAIAIDGSYGTLSEIAFCLKLGVPVVGLQTWSIDPQVHQVRTPAEAVEKAFSLAVSRQERR; encoded by the coding sequence ATGAGGCGCTTCGTCGCACGAAAGCCCACCATCGCCGTGCTTGGCGGCGCGGTGTGCAGCCATGAGGTCGGCCAGCTTGCCTATGAGGTCGGGAGGCTCATCGCCCAACGCGGCGGGGTGCTCATCTGCGGCGGGCGCTCCGGAGTCATGGAGGAAGCTTGCAGGGGCGCTGCAGAAGAGGGTGGCGTGACCGTAGGCATACTGCCTGGAGACGATCCAGCAGACGCGAACCCCTACGTGCAGATCGCCCTTGCTACCGGCCTGGGCGACGCGCGCAACGTGGTCATTGTCAAGTCCGCACACGCTGCCATCGCCATTGACGGCAGCTACGGCACATTGTCGGAGATTGCTTTCTGCCTAAAGCTGGGCGTGCCGGTGGTGGGTCTGCAGACCTGGTCCATCGACCCGCAGGTGCACCAGGTGCGCACCCCGGCCGAAGCAGTGGAAAAAGCCTTTTCCCTCGCAGTCTCGAGGCAAGAGAGACGATGA
- a CDS encoding acylphosphatase: MKVRAVIVVRGMVQGVGFRHYAYRQAKALGLVGYVRNQWDGSVLSEVEGERGMVEEYIKALTVGPRFSSVRDVQVKWEEYTGEFTYFEIAF; the protein is encoded by the coding sequence ATGAAGGTCCGGGCAGTCATTGTGGTACGTGGCATGGTGCAGGGCGTGGGGTTTCGCCATTACGCTTACCGGCAAGCCAAGGCCCTGGGCCTGGTGGGCTACGTGCGTAACCAGTGGGACGGGTCGGTGCTGAGCGAAGTGGAGGGGGAGCGCGGTATGGTCGAGGAATATATCAAAGCCCTCACCGTCGGGCCGCGCTTCTCCAGTGTCCGCGATGTCCAGGTCAAATGGGAGGAGTACACCGGCGAGTTTACATACTTCGAGATAGCCTTCTGA
- a CDS encoding AAA family ATPase, with amino-acid sequence MTKPVFEEVPAERLRWRCDPASLPFASTAEVSMAEKILGQDRAVRALRMGLEINSVGYNIFVTGQAGTGRTTTVRHLLAGRRGERIPDDKLYVNNFKNPDSPLAISLPAGRGRAFRKDMADAVAALRRQIPQLFESDQYAQRRQRLVDTYSEQERKVVAAFEERVSKEGFAVIQVQVGPMTKPDLVPIIEGSPVPMEQLDALVSQQRLPAETAARLKEKYPELLKELPGVLKELRKTQATLRQKLSELDTQFARELVGPLIADLKEKYRDEKVQRYLDDVQESILERLDLFRGRAEGEGSREGGPPEADPFLDYQVNLIVDNADTKGAPVIFESTPTYKNLFGTIERVMDSRGMWRADFTKIKAGSFLRANGGFLVINALDALVEPGVWQALKRTLRNRQVEIQSFDPFFMFTTSALKPEPIATDVKVIMIGDPWIYQVLYYQDDDFKKIFKVKADFDSVMPRGEPNVLQYASFIRKICEEEKLLHFDREAVAAVVEYGVRLAGRQTKLSTRFNYIADLVREAHYWATQDKAKVVTAKHVDKALEEKIERVSLIEDKIREMIAEGTLIIDTEGSKVGQVNGLSIIDLGDYAFAHPCRITAQTAMGRAGIINIEREAEMSGPTHNKGVLILAGYLRGKFAQDKPLSMSASICFEQNYSGVDGDSASSTEIYALLSSLADLPLRQDIAVTGSVNQKGEIQPIGGVNEKIEGFFRVCKVRGLT; translated from the coding sequence ATGACAAAGCCAGTTTTTGAGGAAGTGCCGGCCGAGCGCCTCCGCTGGCGATGCGACCCGGCAAGCCTGCCGTTTGCCTCTACGGCGGAGGTGAGCATGGCGGAGAAGATCTTGGGCCAAGACAGGGCTGTCCGGGCCCTGCGCATGGGTCTTGAGATCAACAGCGTCGGCTACAATATCTTCGTCACCGGTCAGGCTGGCACAGGTCGAACCACTACGGTGCGCCACTTGCTTGCCGGACGGCGCGGCGAGCGGATTCCGGACGACAAGCTGTACGTGAACAACTTTAAGAACCCAGATTCTCCTCTGGCCATTAGCCTCCCGGCGGGAAGAGGGAGGGCTTTTCGCAAAGACATGGCCGACGCCGTCGCTGCCCTGCGCCGCCAGATTCCGCAGCTCTTCGAAAGCGACCAATACGCGCAGCGTCGGCAACGTCTTGTGGACACTTACAGTGAGCAAGAGCGGAAGGTGGTGGCGGCATTTGAAGAGCGCGTGAGCAAAGAGGGGTTCGCCGTCATCCAAGTGCAGGTGGGCCCCATGACCAAACCGGATCTGGTCCCGATCATCGAAGGCTCCCCAGTGCCCATGGAACAGCTGGATGCCCTTGTGAGCCAACAACGACTCCCTGCCGAAACGGCAGCACGCCTCAAGGAAAAATACCCAGAGCTACTGAAAGAGCTGCCCGGGGTGCTCAAAGAGTTGCGCAAGACGCAGGCAACCCTACGCCAGAAGCTCAGCGAGCTGGACACCCAGTTTGCGCGCGAGCTGGTCGGGCCTCTTATCGCCGATTTGAAAGAAAAATACCGGGATGAGAAAGTCCAGCGCTACCTGGACGACGTCCAAGAGAGTATCCTCGAACGTCTGGACCTGTTCCGCGGCAGGGCAGAAGGCGAGGGAAGCAGAGAAGGCGGACCGCCGGAGGCTGATCCCTTCTTGGACTACCAGGTGAACCTCATTGTGGACAATGCCGACACCAAGGGCGCGCCAGTCATCTTCGAAAGTACACCCACCTACAAAAATCTGTTTGGCACCATCGAACGCGTGATGGATAGCCGCGGCATGTGGCGCGCCGATTTCACCAAGATCAAAGCCGGTTCTTTCCTCCGTGCCAATGGTGGCTTCTTGGTCATCAACGCCCTGGACGCGCTCGTGGAGCCAGGGGTGTGGCAGGCGCTGAAGCGCACCCTGCGCAATCGGCAGGTGGAGATTCAGAGCTTTGACCCGTTCTTCATGTTCACCACCTCCGCGCTGAAACCGGAGCCGATTGCCACTGACGTCAAAGTCATCATGATCGGCGACCCGTGGATTTACCAAGTGCTGTACTATCAAGACGACGACTTTAAGAAAATCTTCAAGGTCAAGGCAGACTTTGACAGCGTCATGCCGCGCGGCGAGCCGAACGTTCTGCAGTACGCCTCGTTCATCCGCAAGATCTGTGAGGAGGAGAAGCTCCTCCACTTTGACCGCGAGGCGGTGGCGGCAGTGGTGGAGTACGGGGTGCGCTTAGCAGGGCGGCAGACCAAGCTCTCTACCCGTTTCAATTACATCGCCGATCTGGTGCGCGAGGCCCACTACTGGGCAACTCAGGACAAAGCGAAGGTCGTGACCGCAAAGCATGTGGATAAGGCCCTGGAGGAGAAGATCGAGCGCGTGAGCCTGATCGAGGACAAAATCCGCGAGATGATTGCCGAGGGCACGCTCATTATCGACACTGAAGGGAGCAAAGTGGGCCAGGTGAACGGCTTGTCTATCATCGACCTTGGGGACTATGCTTTTGCCCACCCATGCCGTATCACGGCGCAAACGGCCATGGGGCGGGCAGGCATCATCAACATCGAGCGCGAGGCGGAGATGAGCGGCCCGACCCACAACAAAGGGGTACTCATCCTTGCCGGCTACCTGCGCGGCAAGTTCGCCCAGGACAAGCCACTAAGCATGAGCGCCAGCATCTGCTTTGAGCAGAACTACAGCGGCGTAGACGGCGACAGTGCGTCGTCCACCGAGATCTATGCCCTGCTCTCCAGCCTGGCAGATCTTCCTTTGCGGCAGGACATTGCGGTGACTGGGTCGGTGAATCAGAAGGGCGAGATTCAGCCCATCGGCGGGGTCAACGAAAAGATTGAGGGCTTTTTCCGCGTATGCAAGGTGCGCGGGCTTAC